GTATTTGGACAAAGATACACTACTGGCTCTTTAGTTTCATTTAATACTGATTGGAGCATGAGTAGTCCTATTAAAGTTTTACCTTGTCCAGTAGGTAACTTTACAATCACGTCTCTTTTGTTTTTATAGTCTTCATACCATCTCTTTAATACATGTTCTTGTGAGGGTCTAAGGCCTCCAATACTACTTTCTTTATCGAGATTTTCAAATATTTTAATTGGATCTGTTTCAAGCGTCAGTTCTTTCTTGCCAAGTAGCTTTTTATAATCGACTATAAAAATCCCTCAGAAGGATCATTTAATTGTTAATGAATATCAATATATGGCAAGCTATTCGCAATAAATATTCCTATGTTTCTCCTTCAAAATTGAATGTATGACTTTTCTAGTCCAGCAAATGAAAATACACTAATGTTAGAAACCTTAGATAGAAAATTATTCGTATCACTTCTCATTTATCCAAAATATGAATTTTAGTCTATGACTATTCAGCTTCATAATCGAATATTCGCTGACATCGTGATCTTTCTGCATACATGACGTCCATAGCTAAGATTTTACCCTCGCTCCTATTCTCTTCTTACTTTCTCTTCCCATCCCTCATTAACCGCCTCCATCTTCTCCTTACCAAACACCCCTTCCACAGCATCGCACATCGCAATGACCCTCTCCATATCATGTGGTTCGGGCTCTCCATGGTAATAATCATCCAGGGAGCCGGTGTCGAAGATCTTGTCCAGGGGCTTTATCTCTGTGTTCATTTCAGCAGGCACATTCACAAGCTTTTCCACGCTGTGGACCTAACCTTCGTCCCGGAACTGTTTCGCTCTGCGTAGGTATGCTTTTGCGTCCAGATCGGTAGTTTGCATATACTTTCAGTTTTGTTTGGAAAGTGCAATTGATGGAAGTCAGACGATTTGTAGAGGATCGGGAAAAAGAAAAAAAGAAGTTTTTTCACAAAATGATACACAAGGTCCAGAGGACCTGTGCATCCCAGGTTCACTTCAGTTCGAAGGAACCTTTACATCCAGGTGGATACCGTAGTACGCATACTGCGGAACAGTTATTGTAGCACTGCTGCCGGAGAACGTGCCCTTGTATGTGGTAAATTTACCGGGGGCTGGATTCTTCGCAGGTGGTACAGCTGTGTATCCCTGGATCTTCAGGTTTTCCTGTACATCAGAGAAAACTGCTCCATTCTTCAGGTTGATGGTGATGGTCACTTTCCCATTGACAGGTGCTGAGAACGTGACAGTGCCTGCATCTATTTTTTGACCGGCATAGATCGTAACAGTATTTCCGCTCTTATAAGTGGTATATGTTGCCCAGTTGCCCTTAGGGACATATCTGTCACCGGCTGCCCAAGCGGTCTCCTCCTTATAGCAAACCTTGTCTTGCTGGTTTACGAAATTCAGGTTCTGGACCACATTTATGCCGTCACTTCCTCCACTTAAGGTCACCTCATGGTAGCCAGTTGACGGGAATAGCTGTGTCCATCCGGTTTCCATGTTTTCGTAGACATAATAGGTTCCGTATACGGTACCTTTGTATTCAGGGTATACAGGCAACTTTCCAAGTTTTTCGCTGAAATTGTAATGCCCTGATGCATCTGTAGTTGTCTGAGCTAGAAGAACTGGTTCAGTTGTACCCACAGATTTGTACAGCTTAATAGTCCAGCCCTGCAGAGGATGATCTGTATAGGGGGTCCCATCGCCAAGTTCCTGGTATTTATAACCAGATATCTCACAAGCAGTTGCTACAGACACCAAGCCAAGTACGGCTACTGTCAGCAGCATTACTGGCATTAATTTGGAATATGTCATTTTTTCCCTCCGTTTTTAGATCTTCTCCCTCGTCTAGGATGCGTTATCCTTTTTGGCCTTGCTTGTTTGCAGGCTAGGGTAAGATCTACACTCAAACATCGATTATTCAAGTATTTAAACATCATGAATATATTAAATATGTTGATACTCATAATGATGAGGTCTGAGTATTGCAGGATATGTTGCTTCCACTCTTGGCAGGGCTTTTGCAACAGTCAAAACTCTATAAAACTACCCTCAAAGGAAGCAGCAATATATAAGTGCCTAAAAATGTCATTCTTCTGCCTTGTCCACCAGCACAGCATCCGTGATCGTGACCTTTGCAGTGTACTCATCCAGCTCGATGACCTCAAATTGACGGATCTCGATCTTCTTTTTGTACATGGGTGCGTCCACAACGAAGCTTTCGAACTCACCGCCTTCGCCTGCAACATTGAGCCCGATCTTCTCATTGAGCTTTACAAGACGGTCTATATCGTTCTCTGTGATGATGCGTCCGACCCATTTGCTGTTCAGACCATAAGCTGCTACGCTGCTGAAAATGAACCTGAAGCCCAGGGCAAGCAGTTGCCTCATCTCCTTTTCCTGGTCTATATGCCACAGGGGCGAGAATACCTTAAGCCCTAGTTCGTCGCATATCCGCTCGATCCGCTCCCGCTGGTAGTTGGAGTACAGGGCACCCGTGACAACTCCTTCGATGCCAAATTCCTGCTTAGCTTGAAGCATGGCCTTTTTCAGGTCTTCCAGTTCAGTTTCCTTCTCTCCCTGGGTTATCTGCTCGATGAGAGGAATGCCCATAGCCTCGGCCTGCAATTGCGCCAGGCCGATATTGGGCGTGTGGAACATATAGGAATCAGGATTGATGCTCTTAATGGTTATCAGGCACTCAATGGCATAGTTCTGCTGCTGCATGATGTACATGGCATAGTTGCTGTCCTTGCCTGAGCTGAACAGCACACCCAGTTTCAGGTTGGGATAATCATAGAACTGTTTCAGGTACTCCGTCTTGGTGTCATACCCTGTTTTTCTGGTAAGCCTGTCGATGGCCTTATCGAACCTGCTGCCATACTGGGCAGCCTGTTTCTTCCTCCGGGTGAACTGTGCAGGTATGCCAATCCTTTCTCCGACCCTGCGCAGGATGAGCTTGTTCTCAGTAGCATTTATCTTGAACTCAGGTGGTATCCTAAGGCCATATTCCACGAACCTTTTATCAAGATAAGGCACTCGCATTTCGATATTGTGATACATTGCCACAACATCGTCCCTATAGGTGTTCTTCTCATAGATCTTCAGGATATCTGCATAACAGTCCCTGCTGATATCCGTAGAACGTTTGTGCCTGTCGTACCCTGCGAACAGCTCGTCTGCCCCTGAGCCTGAGAACATCACGCGCATCCCTTCCTCCTTTGCCGCCTTGCAGGCCGTGTACATGGTAAGCGCCACTCCGACTTTGGGAACATTCGTATCCTCCACCAGAGGTACCACGGTCTTGAGGTACTCTTCCACCTGCTCCAGGTCTATCTGATACACCACCAGCTCCAATCCGATGACTTGTGCTACCCGGCGGGCATATGCTATATCCGGCGGCTCTTGCACGTCCATAAGGCCCGCAGCATAGCATTTGAAGTCCTTTCCGGGAATTTTTCCAAGTCTCTTGCACATGTAAGCCAGGATGGTGGAATCCAGACCCCCTGAGAACAGTATCCCGAAAGGTTCATCAGGAAAGCGGATCTTTACAGCGTTTTCAAGCAACAGTTGCACTTGTTCTGCAATTTGCTCAAAAGTGCCTTCATGCCGAGGGGTAATATAAAAGAAATTTCTGGTGTAACGGTGAACTGTTCCACTCTTTATGTCATACGCCAGTATCTCCCTAGGATTGAGCTCTTTTATGTCAGTATAGCCTGTTGCTTTCAATGCCTTTTTCTCCGAGGCGAAGGCAAAACCCTCTGAAAAGCTGTACCAGAGAGGTTTCAAACCGATGATATCCCGCGCAATATAAACTATATCTTCCAGCCAGTAGGCGAATGCGTACACACCCCTGAGCATGTCCAGAGCATCACAGATATTTTGCATCACTGCTGTGGGATCTGAGGTGTTCACATTGCCATCTTGCAGCCTTTTTTCGATAAGCTTTACAAGCAGATCCGAATCATTGGAAGCTTCGATCCGGCAAGTTTCTGCCAGCTCTTTCCAGTTGTATATCTCGCAATTGGATGCAAAGATACCTGCATAAACAAGAGGCTGTCTGGTGAAATTTACCATGGAATGCAGGGTGTGACCGATGGTATTGTTCTCATGCGGAAGGTGCAGCTTCGCAGCAGCAGCCGCATATTCCACCCAACCGGGCCCTGCGGCGCCTGTGCTGTCCCTTCCGCGGTCTGACAGTATATGCAGCGCTTTGAGGGTTAGTTCGGCAGCACTCTCCCTGTTAAAAAAACCAGTAATACCGCACATTTTCCTTTTCCTCTTCCCTGCAATAGCTCTGCAGGGACAGCAGATTAAATGTGGTTCCTTACTAATAACCTATTGCATCTCATCTTACGGCATCGACTTTTCTGTGGGGAAAAAGGTTGAGGATCAGGGATTACAGTTGAACTCGACCCTCTCTTCAGGGGTTAATGCAATATAGAACCTTAGGATGTCATCAGGATCTATGTCATCTGCGAGTTTGAACCCTCTTTCTGCACCGGCGTTAAGGAAGTTTTCTTCCTTTTCATGCTTTTTTAGTATGAGTTCCCGTATCACATCATCACTCATAGAGGACATATCCACCCTTTTGAGCAAACCAATGTTTATAAAATTATCTTCTATGCGTTTGTACAGCTCATCAGCAGTTCTGTACTTTGTTTTTTCCTCGACCTCTGCTTCTGCATCTAGTAAAAAGATCTCTTCACCATTCATTTTTCTGTAGGACAAAGCTATCTTCTTTATTACCAGACCATTATTCTCACAAACCACCATCTTACGCTCAGGTCTCATATTTTTACCTCTTGCTGGGTGCGTGATCACATTAAACCCTGGATGGATGTACCATCATTTTTCTTCCAGCAGCAGGTAAAAACCACTCAAATCCATATTTAATGTTTTCTATATTATACTGTATAATACTACTCATGCTCATCATAGGACAGGTTTATACAGTTGTTTACTTTCGTTCACAACAGATGACTAAAATAATATATTGTCAAAATCACTATAGGATAAGTGAGGGATGCATCATTTTCAGCAAGTTCAAAAATACCGTAAGGAAGTCTTTATTACCTCTGGCTAAAGGAATAACCATTTCTCCAAACACGCTTACTGTTATAGGCCTGGCTGTGAGCATTATAACAGCTATGATCTTCGCCAGAGGTTATGTGGTACTGGGCGGAGTACTCATCCTTGTCAGCGGTATCTTTGATGTGCTCGACGGCGCCGTGGCCCGGGCTTCCAACAGGATGACAGCCTTTGGAGCTGTGCTGGACTCCGTATGTGATCGCTATGCAGATGCCATTATCTTTGTCGGCATCATTTATGGACTGATAAACGGAAGTATAGTCCCGTATCCTTTGTTCCTCATCCCGGATTGGCTTTGGTGTTCCCTTGCCCTTATTGGCTCTTATCTTGTCAGTTATACAAGGGCTCGTTCAGAAGCTGCAGGCGCTAAATCTATGGATGTCGGTCTTGCCGAAAGGCCGGAGCGCATGGTCCTTCTGGTCCTGGGTGCCTTTACAGGACATCTGGTACCATCGATAATGCTAATCGTCATCCTTACACACATCACTTCTTTACAGAGGCTGATACACGCAGAGCGCTCCCTGAGGACAAAGCTATAAAGCGTTATTTTTAATTGCGTGGTCTGTTATACTATAGCAACTAATCTAATTGAGGATAAATCATGAGATATGAAACTGATGTGATCATCGAATTAAAATCCGGTATGCTTGACCCGGAGGGCACTACTATAAAAAGAGCTCTGGAACACCTGGGGTACACCCCGGAAAGTGTGAATACTGCAAAGAAATATACTATCACGCTTGACTCAGACAACATCCATGCTGCAAGAGAGAATGTGGAAGAAATGTGTCAGAAGCTCATTGCAAATCCAATAATACACAATTATAGCATCACTTTGAGGGAAATCTGATGACCGTTGCCATTATCCAGTTCGGCGGCAGTAATTGTGACCAGGATGTGCTTCACGTCCTGCAGGATGTTGTAGGTCTGGATGCAAGACTTGTATGGTACAAGGAAGAAAGTCTTTCTGGTTTTGAAGGGGTGGTCATCCCCGGTGGTTTCTCCTACGGTGATTACCTCCGGGCCGGTGCCATAGCAGCACGTACTCCTATTATGGAGTCGGTGAAGACACTGGCTAAAGAGGGCAAGCCAGTTCTCGGTATATGTAATGGTTTCCAGGTACTTACAGAATCCGGCCTGCTTGCAGGTGCCCTGACAACCAATATGTACCCCAAGTTCAGGTGCCAGCCTAACTGTCTGCGTGTGGAAAGCATAGAAACTCCATTCACCTCCAGGTTCAAAAAAGGTGAAGTGGTGCATATCCCCATAGCCCATAAGGAAGGCAATTTCTATGCCACCGAGGATACTCTGGCGCAGCTGGAACACGATGATCTTGTGGTTTTCAGATATGCAGATGCCGAAGGTCACATTACCGATGAGGTAAATCCCAACGGTTCACAGGAGAACATTGCAGGCATTGCCAGTACCTCCCGTAATGTACTGGGCATGATGCCACATCCGGAGAGAGCTTCAGAGGACATACTCGGCTCAAAGGACGGGCTTAAGATATTCGAATCCATGGCAGATCACATAACAGGTTCTGCATGAACCTATTTTTCTTTAAGCACGTTTAGAGCGGTCTTCCACGAATGTCTGACAAAATCCGGCAGAGTACCATGTTCTCTGCTCCAGTCTTCAAGGAAACGCTTTGTTTTAGGATCTGAAGGATAGCCACTTCCCAGATCGATACCAATTCTATTTATCAGCTCTTTTACCAGTTCATCCCTTCTCACTTTGGCTACGATCGAGGCTGCAGACACTATCGGATATGTCGCATCTGCCTGGTGTTCGGAAACTACGGTCAGCTCTTCGGACTTTTCAGGATACTTTTTTGCATACTGTGCTTTCAGATTTGTTCCGAACCTTGCTGCATTCACATCCGCAGCATCGACATAGGCCATATCGGGCTGCAATTCTTCAAGCACCCTGGAAAAACCCAGGACCATTATCTGGTTCATGCTCATAACCTTGCGCAATTCATCGATCTGCGATGGAGATACCTCAAAAACGTAGACCTTGTGTGCATATTTATTTATCTGGTGTGCAAGATGTTCTCTTTTCTTAGGTGTGAGTTTCTTGGAATCAGCAACTCCCAGATTCTTCAGGGAATCTAGCTTACCTTTATCTGCAAGCACACCTCCAATGCACATCGGACCGATCACAGGTCCCTTTCCGGCCTCATCTATTCCTGCTATTCTCATCCATTATTATAACCAGAGCAATGCATAAAAGTTGATATGTTCAAATGAACAGCGTGAAGATAACAAAACCAATTGTCATCATGATTATCGAATGCTTAAGCCCGGACATCACACTTCCTTCTCCCATAGCCCCGGCCATGAGTCCGGAGCTAAGTCCTTGTATCAGAGCTGCGTGTTTGAATAGCTGGGTATAGGCATCCAGATCAAAGCTTCCCAGAAAGCCTCCGGAAGATCCCGAAGCAGCCATTTTCTCCCCAGCTGCAGCCATTTCAGCAAGGAACGTAGTGGATATGACGAATATCACACCCACAAACACAAGGAAAGAAATGTAGATTATAACTATATAGATCATCATTCTCATGCTTCTTTCCCGGCGCATGGCCTGTTCAGAGGCAGCGTCCCTCGCAGCAACTATAAGCGCTTCACCGATATCCCCGCTGGACTCATTTGCCTTTGTGATAAGAGAAAGAGAACGAGTGATCACCTGTGTTCTTAACCTGTTGGCGAAACGTATCAATGAATCATTAATTTCAAGACCCCAGGTAATATCATTCCATATTTTCTTTATTTCCTTGCTCAGGATATTTGTATCTGATCTTGCCATCAGCTGTATCGAATCCCTAAGGGTAATGCCTGTTTCATTGGTGATTGCCAGTTTCTTCAGCATATCTGGGAAATTGTTCTCTATCCTTTTCTTCTTCATATTCTTAATCTCATGGAATATAGCCAGAGGTATCAGGATAATGAAAAGTGAAAGAACAAGTTTATCGTCAATGAAATCCACCAGCTGTGCAGGAGTGGCAATACTATGCATGTTAAGAGCAAAAGGTATCATCAGTACAAGCAATGCAAGAGGAACAGTAACTATGGCTGAGAAGAGAGGTTTAGTGAACATGGGTGCAAGGGGATTCTTTAATGTGTTGTTTAAATTGAGCTGTTTTTTAGATCTGATAAAACCTTCATAAATCTGCATGCATGGTGGAAAATGTTGTATGACCTGTGGACATGGCCTGGAAAAGTGTGAGTGCTTCCTTTCCTCTTACTTCGCCCACAAGCAGGTATTCCGGCCTTTATCTTAAGGCAGCCTTAAGCAGGTCATACATATCCACAGCCCCACGTTCGTCTGCGGTAAACGAATCCCTGGTAACACTGGGTATCCAGTTAGGATGGGGCAGTTTAAGTTCCCGTGTATCTTCAAGGGTGATGATTTTTGCTTTTTCAGGAATGAACAGGGAAACAGCGTTAAGGGATGAGGTTTTACCCGATGCTGTACCTCCTGCATAGATCAGGCTCTTATTATTTTCAATACACAGCCAGAGATAAGCCATGGATTCAGCTGAGAACGTACCCCATTTGATAAGGTCCACAGGGGGTGATAGGAACATCGCTGAACTTACGTATGGTAAAAGTACTGCCATGCGCAGTTACACATGTGCCCAGGGTCATCTGTATCCTTGACCCTTCGGGCATTGCGGCATCAACCATTGGTTCTGCCACATATATATGTTTTCCACTTCTTTGGGCAAGCTGGATAATGAAAGAGTTAAGTTCATCTTCATGAAAAACAATATTTGTTGCAATGTTAGTGTGTTTTCGGTGGTACAGGAATATAGGCAGATCGTGCCCGTTGCCTGAAACATCTTCAATGGAATCTTTTTTCAAAGTAGGTCAGTTCGGGTTCTACCACATAGTAAAGATGATTGTTACGCTCAGCATTGAAAAGGATGACCACGAAATTATAAGGTTTCTTGACCCAGTAGTGTTCGATCTCCTCGTAGCCTTCAAGGCCACTAAAATGAGATATCTGTCCGTGTATCTCATGGTCGTATTTCTCTATTTCTTGTTCTTCCTTTTCGAAAAGATTACGGATCTTATCCAGTACCGAAGACTTCTTTTTCAAACCGCCTTCAGATACACTGCATACGCTTTCAACTGTACTTTCTGCCCTTTCACTTTCGATAATAACCTTCTGAGCCTCACTGGAAATATTTTCATCTGCCCCGTATGGTCCATGTACTTCAATATTATGAGGAGATCCAAATTTTGGGGAGCGGGGTACCAGTATTCGAATATCGTTCAACAAGGAACAGGCACTCTCTTCTGTTTTAAATATATGCGCTAAAGCATCCTTTTGTTCGACTTTATTCTCTATAGTGGGTTCTTCGGTATTTTTAGATACATTTCCTTGCGTTGTTGGCAGAGCCCGATTTATTTGTGGCTCAATAATAATAGTTTTTTTATTATCCTCTTCTTTCACACTGGAATTATCAAGCATTTTTCCACCAATTGATACTAGTAGTATGGCAATAATTTAATTTTAATATTTCTATATTATTTATTTTTTATAAATAGTTCTTGTCATAAAGTTAATCAAATTTAGATAGTTCTACATTCAAAGATAGTGCGTAGCAACTACTGAAATCCACTATTATTGCATTGTATCTATCGTGTAATCGTACCCTTTATATGTTAAGCACAGGACATTGATCTGGAAAATAAGCAGTGGCTCTATAATCTGTGTAGAAACCTATATAAAATTTAATTATATATTCAACAATTTATTATAAACCCATTTGCCACTTAATTAATTTTATAAGTAACAATTTATTTTAAGCTGCTTACTTTTTTATTTAAAGTATCTCAGTCATGTCCTGAACAAAAATATTAAATCTCAGATGGTTCATGTTCAGGTAGCATTCAGTCCTTCAATAAATAAGAGGCTACATTCCATGCCAGTTATCACCCTAGATTATAATGACCTTGAAAAGCTTACAGGTGCCGATAGGAAAACCATTGTCAGCCGCATTCCAATGATCGGTGCGGATGTCGAACGTTTGGAAGATGATCATGTTGATGTCGAGTTTTTTCCAAGCCGCCCTGACCTATACAGCGTTGAGGGTGCCGCAAGGGCCATGCGCGGCTTCCTTGGAATCGAGAAAGGGCTTTGCGAATATGAGGTAAGACCTTACAGTGTCGAGATCTATAAAGATGCTGCAATAGATGATGTCAGACCGGTTCTGGGGTGCGCAGTTGTCAGAGGCATGAAGTTCACTTCTTCCTCTATAAAATCCCTCATGGACCTGCAGGAAGACCTGCACTGGGCCATCGGACGCAACCGTAAAAAGGTCTCCATTGGTGTGCATGACATGGCCCACATCAAGCCGCCTTTCAAATACCAGGCAGTGGATCCTGACTTCCGCTTTGTGCCTCTGGATTTCACTGAGCCTCTGTCCATGAGGGAAATAATTGAAAAGCACCCAAAGGGAGTAAGGTTTGCTCATCTTGTAGAAGGTCTGTCTAAATATCCGCTCATCACGGATGCCAATGGTAATGTCCTTTCTTTCCCACCAATCATAAATGGTACTCTTACGCGGGTGCATGAGAATACCACAGACCTATTTATTGACGTGACGGGTCTAAGTGATGCTGTATACACCGCTCTGATCATCGTTACAAGCGCCCTTGCTGAAAGAGGTGGACAGATAGAGTTCGTGCGCATCATCAATGCAGATGGTACGGAAAACATTACACCTGATATGGCTCCTGAGATAAGGCATCTCACCTCTGTAGAAGTATTGGACCTCTCAGGCATTGATCTATCTCCGGAAGAGATTGTTGCAATGCTTGAAAGTATGCGATTTGGTGCAAAGGTCCTGGAAGATGGGACTGTGGAAGTGCAGGTTCCTCGTTATAGAGCGGACATCTTGGATAATTCGGACCTTATCGAGGACATAGCCATAGCCTATGGATACAAGAGCATAAAGCCTATCTTGCCCATGAATGCTACTATAGGTACTCAGCATCCGGTTTCTCTGGAACGTGGCCATATAAGAAGCATTATGGTAGGTCTTGGCTTTTCGGAAGTAATGCCATTCACACTCACCAGTGAAAAAGTTCACTTTGAATGGATGTGCCGTCCGGTTACAGATGATGTTACCTGCGTCATGCATCCTATCAGTGAAGAGCAGACCATGGTGCGGACAACGCTGCTGCCTAACCTGATGGAAATACTATCTCTCAACCAGCACAGGGAACTGCCTCAGCGCATATTTGAAGTAGGGGAGGTAGTTGTGAATGGGAAAAATTGTCTGCATCTTGCTGCGGTATCCATCCATGCAGGTGCAAATTTCACTGAAGTAAGGGAATTACTTGAGGCACTTATGCGGGAAAAGCAGATGCTTTATGAGGTTGTAGAGTCAGAAGATCCTGCTTTCCTGAATGGCCGACGTGCTGATATCCTTGTCAACGGAAGCAAAGTAGGTGTCATAGGCGAAATCTATCCACAGGTACTGGTTAACTTTGGTCTGGGACAGCCTGTGGTAGGCTTTGAGATCAAGCTTCTTTGAACATTTTGTGAAAGATAATATGGCATATACTCTATCATCTGATGAGTAATGTCATGTTTAATTATATTTTATTTTTCTTTTTAATTTTAGTTATTGACAGTCTGATTTAATTCGCTTCCCATATATTATTTTCCTTTCAGTGCATCTTTCTTATTGAAGTCCCTTCCTAAACGTTGCCATAATTTATTTCTTCAGTTCTCCGAACACAAGCTGTCCATACCTTTTTTGCCGTTTGATCTTGTCCATTACCTCATCTTTAGATGAGTTCTTCACATTCATGTGGATGCGCCCTTCAGTGGATACTTCTTCATTAGCACATGTCTCACAGGGGAGTATGCTCTCACGCAGGGACAGATGATCCGGACATTGTTTTTTTCGAGAATGGCTGCGATCTTTTCCCGGAGATAGCAGGCTCTGGCTGAAATAAAAAAGATCATGCACTATTTCTCTCTGTTGTTTTTTATCCTTATTTATTTCTTAATACAATTCATTTGAAACGCAAAGACGCAATGTCGCAAGGAAGCAAAGCTTCTAATTCTCTTCTTTGCTCCTTAGCGTCTTAGCGCCTTTGCATTGATAAAAAATTGTATCGATCGATCAAAAAAAGTTTATCTAAATTCTCTACAGAACCTATCTGGCAATGGTATAGTGGCAAAAGGGCAACTGAACCAAAGTCATGGAAATGGTCAGCAATCTTTAATATGAACGTAGTTAGTTTAGATTATAGAGAGATCGTTCACGGATAAGATGGAGGGAAGGCACATAATAATGCATGATATGAAAGTCCTGATCAAGCAGCATAGGAATGA
This DNA window, taken from Methanomethylovorans hollandica DSM 15978, encodes the following:
- a CDS encoding diphthine--ammonia ligase → MCGITGFFNRESAAELTLKALHILSDRGRDSTGAAGPGWVEYAAAAAKLHLPHENNTIGHTLHSMVNFTRQPLVYAGIFASNCEIYNWKELAETCRIEASNDSDLLVKLIEKRLQDGNVNTSDPTAVMQNICDALDMLRGVYAFAYWLEDIVYIARDIIGLKPLWYSFSEGFAFASEKKALKATGYTDIKELNPREILAYDIKSGTVHRYTRNFFYITPRHEGTFEQIAEQVQLLLENAVKIRFPDEPFGILFSGGLDSTILAYMCKRLGKIPGKDFKCYAAGLMDVQEPPDIAYARRVAQVIGLELVVYQIDLEQVEEYLKTVVPLVEDTNVPKVGVALTMYTACKAAKEEGMRVMFSGSGADELFAGYDRHKRSTDISRDCYADILKIYEKNTYRDDVVAMYHNIEMRVPYLDKRFVEYGLRIPPEFKINATENKLILRRVGERIGIPAQFTRRKKQAAQYGSRFDKAIDRLTRKTGYDTKTEYLKQFYDYPNLKLGVLFSSGKDSNYAMYIMQQQNYAIECLITIKSINPDSYMFHTPNIGLAQLQAEAMGIPLIEQITQGEKETELEDLKKAMLQAKQEFGIEGVVTGALYSNYQRERIERICDELGLKVFSPLWHIDQEKEMRQLLALGFRFIFSSVAAYGLNSKWVGRIITENDIDRLVKLNEKIGLNVAGEGGEFESFVVDAPMYKKKIEIRQFEVIELDEYTAKVTITDAVLVDKAEE
- a CDS encoding CDP-alcohol phosphatidyltransferase family protein translates to MTKIIYCQNHYRISEGCIIFSKFKNTVRKSLLPLAKGITISPNTLTVIGLAVSIITAMIFARGYVVLGGVLILVSGIFDVLDGAVARASNRMTAFGAVLDSVCDRYADAIIFVGIIYGLINGSIVPYPLFLIPDWLWCSLALIGSYLVSYTRARSEAAGAKSMDVGLAERPERMVLLVLGAFTGHLVPSIMLIVILTHITSLQRLIHAERSLRTKL
- the purS gene encoding phosphoribosylformylglycinamidine synthase subunit PurS is translated as MRYETDVIIELKSGMLDPEGTTIKRALEHLGYTPESVNTAKKYTITLDSDNIHAARENVEEMCQKLIANPIIHNYSITLREI
- the purQ gene encoding phosphoribosylformylglycinamidine synthase subunit PurQ, which produces MTVAIIQFGGSNCDQDVLHVLQDVVGLDARLVWYKEESLSGFEGVVIPGGFSYGDYLRAGAIAARTPIMESVKTLAKEGKPVLGICNGFQVLTESGLLAGALTTNMYPKFRCQPNCLRVESIETPFTSRFKKGEVVHIPIAHKEGNFYATEDTLAQLEHDDLVVFRYADAEGHITDEVNPNGSQENIAGIASTSRNVLGMMPHPERASEDILGSKDGLKIFESMADHITGSA
- the rnhB gene encoding ribonuclease HII produces the protein MRIAGIDEAGKGPVIGPMCIGGVLADKGKLDSLKNLGVADSKKLTPKKREHLAHQINKYAHKVYVFEVSPSQIDELRKVMSMNQIMVLGFSRVLEELQPDMAYVDAADVNAARFGTNLKAQYAKKYPEKSEELTVVSEHQADATYPIVSAASIVAKVRRDELVKELINRIGIDLGSGYPSDPKTKRFLEDWSREHGTLPDFVRHSWKTALNVLKEK
- a CDS encoding type II secretion system F family protein, giving the protein MQIYEGFIRSKKQLNLNNTLKNPLAPMFTKPLFSAIVTVPLALLVLMIPFALNMHSIATPAQLVDFIDDKLVLSLFIILIPLAIFHEIKNMKKKRIENNFPDMLKKLAITNETGITLRDSIQLMARSDTNILSKEIKKIWNDITWGLEINDSLIRFANRLRTQVITRSLSLITKANESSGDIGEALIVAARDAASEQAMRRERSMRMMIYIVIIYISFLVFVGVIFVISTTFLAEMAAAGEKMAASGSSGGFLGSFDLDAYTQLFKHAALIQGLSSGLMAGAMGEGSVMSGLKHSIIMMTIGFVIFTLFI
- a CDS encoding type II/IV secretion system ATPase subunit, whose amino-acid sequence is MKKDSIEDVSGNGHDLPIFLYHRKHTNIATNIVFHEDELNSFIIQLAQRSGKHIYVAEPMVDAAMPEGSRIQMTLGTCVTAHGSTFTIRKFSDVPITPCGPYQMGYVLS
- the pheT gene encoding phenylalanine--tRNA ligase subunit beta yields the protein MPVITLDYNDLEKLTGADRKTIVSRIPMIGADVERLEDDHVDVEFFPSRPDLYSVEGAARAMRGFLGIEKGLCEYEVRPYSVEIYKDAAIDDVRPVLGCAVVRGMKFTSSSIKSLMDLQEDLHWAIGRNRKKVSIGVHDMAHIKPPFKYQAVDPDFRFVPLDFTEPLSMREIIEKHPKGVRFAHLVEGLSKYPLITDANGNVLSFPPIINGTLTRVHENTTDLFIDVTGLSDAVYTALIIVTSALAERGGQIEFVRIINADGTENITPDMAPEIRHLTSVEVLDLSGIDLSPEEIVAMLESMRFGAKVLEDGTVEVQVPRYRADILDNSDLIEDIAIAYGYKSIKPILPMNATIGTQHPVSLERGHIRSIMVGLGFSEVMPFTLTSEKVHFEWMCRPVTDDVTCVMHPISEEQTMVRTTLLPNLMEILSLNQHRELPQRIFEVGEVVVNGKNCLHLAAVSIHAGANFTEVRELLEALMREKQMLYEVVESEDPAFLNGRRADILVNGSKVGVIGEIYPQVLVNFGLGQPVVGFEIKLL